The genome window AAAAAAGTGTGTTGCCTGGTGAGTTTctatgtaaattaataaataaatcaactctAGTTTTGATAACTCTTCAGTATTAGTTACGGGAATCTTAGGGTTTTAAGAAATACTAATATGTTTTGTTATTAACTATGCATCTCATCTTTGAATTCCTTCTACAGTATTCCTGTCAAATTTACTACCTTACAGCAGACTCTACTCTGGTTTAGGACCTCTTAAATGCACAGACTTTTCTCATAGGTAAAATACCTGAACTTCCTTCAATGTTTCCTCACAacattcattttatcattttttatttaaagtttaattaacatatagtataatactggtttcaggggtagaatttagtgatccatcacttaacatacaatacccagtgctcatcacaacaggtgcctccttaatgtccatctgCCCACAGCCCATCCTtcttcacccacctcccttcatcaactgtcagtttgttctctgtcacACAACACTCAGATGTTCAGGAAATGTCGGAAGATTTCTAGAGTTCAAGCCCGTAATGTGGTTTCTTACTACAGGACTGAGAGTCAGTTGGCAGTCTTTAGAGCAGTGTCAGAATGGGAGCAGTGTTCTAGGGAGATGGTGGTCACATAGAAGATGTACAGGTGATGATGAGTCTAGAAAGCTCATGTCTGAGTTCAATACAGAGGACATTCAAGTTTCACACTGGAATGTTGGGCCTGCTACCCCCTCCAGTTAACTGGTGTCTGAGGATGTAAGCTCTCCAATCAACAACACAAAACATCTACACTCAAGGATGGTCCAGAATCTAAACTGGAAGTGCCATCTTGCCAGATTCTGTGAAAACTACCTAGGGAAGTGATATGAGGGGCTGGACTGTTAGGCTCTCAAGCTGGGCAGAGGACATTGAGTCCAGAGTGCCAAAGCCCACCATAGCCTTTAGGTGAAACAGATGTTCTGAACATGTATGTACATTTTCTAAATGCTTATATGTGCTGTCATGAAATACAAACCCTCAGATTTTCTAGGAGAGCACGACAATATTCTGTCAAGCATAAAGTGCAACTACTGCTGTGTCCGTGGGTAGGCCAGAGGATGTCGCTGAAATGGTGACCACAAGGGGTCCTCAGCtttgaaaataattggaaaacCACTGCCAATTCTCCAGATATACCCTGAGCTCTGTCCTTATGTCATGTTTCTCACTGGAAAGCCACATACTCAGAATTTCATCCTCCACAGAGGCGATTTCATGAAGTTACGtcttaaatgttttcatcttGGCATTCACCAACAAACTCTGTAATAAATGGCCatataaaaaacatgaaatttccTGTAGAAACTAAAGGAACAACGttttaatctgcttttttttttttttaaatgagaaaccaTGTAATCTTTTCTGGAATTTGTTACTAGAAAATCCATCTCTTGGACACCTTGTTTTTCAGTATTAATGTGTAACCATTTCCCAAAAGGTTTTCTGTGAAACAGGAGCCCATGAAGATGCTTCAAACAGGACTGTGTTTGGTCAGTTACTCTAGGAAAGCAatgctttttattcctgttttaagATTGAGTTTACCATATTATAGACTCCGAGAAGTCtttaagggaattaaaaaaacCCCTAGGTAGCATTTCctaaagtcattattttaaaagctttaactGGTGAAACACCTTTGAGAAATGTGGGATGACccactgctctttttttttttttttttttttaaaccagctgAGGAATTTAGAACTAAATATAATTCTCAATTATGGTCATTATGTTAATCAGGTTGGCATATTTGCatctcctatatatatatattttttttaaccgagggagagaatttccagcagactctgagctgagtggggagctcagTTTACGACCccgagaccatgatctgagctgaaatcaggagtcccatgcttaaccaactgagccaccgtaGGATTTTCCATTTAACAGCCTTATTGGCTGTGGGTATTTATTTTAATCGTCTGTGAAAAGGACTTGTAATATTTGAAAGAGGAAGGGTGTGTGTTAAGAGATGTTGAAAGACTTATAAAGAGATGCAAATTTCTAGTACATTTGAAAGAGCATTTcatatgttttgcaaataaatacagaaaatatttatgaaatcaaCATTTTGATCTATTTATAACAAAGTGAGATGGGCTTCATGCTCTTTCCCTATGTAAGCTGTTACTAGAGCAGCCTTAGCTGGATCCCACTTATCTGTAACTTCTAAATCTGCCCTGTCTTGCATTCCCTTCCCATCCTAATCTCAGCAATCTTGATTCCACATAGAAGAGGACCATTCAGACTTTAAgttaaaaagagacagaaaaacctTGCTacaaatcattaatattttatcaactaAAACATGCTCCATGAAATGAGTTGTAGGCTAAGAGGTGTGGTGCAAAAGGGAGTGTGCAGCAGGCATCTGTGCAGAACTTACTAGTCAAGTGACCCTGCGTGGGTCTCATCTTTTCCTGCCTTAATGTCCTCATCCTCTAGGGATGTTATGGATTGAATGAGTTAAAATGGCAAAGCCCTTAGAAGGGCGGTTGGCACGTGGAAAACACTATTTAGCATTACTATTACCGATTGGCAAGGCCTGGGCAGTAGACGCACTCCTACAATGCTGACCAGGAAGGTCAGGCTCTAGGACCTCAGTCAGGGGTCAGGCATCAGGAAGAAGCGGGCAGGCTGGCTCCCCCGAGTGTCCGGTCAAACAGTAGCTACGAGGGGAGGCCTGTGCCACCGTCCTCCAGTCGGTGGGCTCTCTGTGCCCGGTGCCGCCTTCGCTTGTGTCCGGTGAGATTGGCACTGACCCTGAAGGCCTTCCCGCACTGCTCGCACTCGTAGGGCTTCTCGCCGGTGTGGACGCGCTGGTGCCCCAGCAGGGCCGCACGCTGGCGGAAGGCCCGGCCGCACTCCCGGCAGCCGTAGGGCTTCTCGCCGGTGTGGATGCGCGCGTGCTGCCTCAGGCCAGAGCGCTGCGGGAAGGCCCTGGCGCACACCTGGCAGGTGTACGGCCGCTCGCCAGTGTGGGTCCGCAGGTGGCTGGCCAGGTTGGACCGGCCACGGAAGGCTTTGCCGCACTGGGCGCAGGCGTACGGCCTCTCGCCGGTGTGCACCCTCTGGTGGACGGCCAGGCAGTGGCGGTCGCGGAAGGCCTTCCCGCAGTGCGCGCACGGGTAGGGCTGCTCCCCGGCGTGCGCCCTCTCGTGCGCCCGGCGCCGGCAGTCGTGGCGGAAGGACCTGCCGCACTCGCCGCACGCGTACGGCCTGTCCGAGGCGTGGCCCAGCCGGTGCCTGGCGAGCTCCGCCGGGCTGCCGAAGGCCTGTCCGCAGCGTGGGCACCGCCGGGCCTCCCCGTGCGCGTGCGTCCTGGCGTGCTTGCTGCGGTCGGAGCTGCGGCGGAAGGTCTGCCCGCACTGGCCGCACTCATAGGGCCGTTCCCCAGTGTGCACCCTCCGGTGCTTGCTGAGGTCCGAGCTGCCGCGGAAGGCGCGCCCGCACTGCTCACAGCCGTACGGCCGCTCTCCGCTGTGCATCCTGGCATGCAGGGTGAGGCTGTGCTTGAGCTGGAAGGCCTTCCCGCATGTTGTGCACGCGTGTGGCCTCTCCCCGTTGTGCACCAGCTGGTGCAGGCTTAGCCGGCTCCTGGTCTCAAAGGCCTTCCCACAGACGCCGCAGCCGTGGGGCTTCTCCCCGCTGTGCACTCTTCTGTGTCGGCACAGTGCCGACCTGCTGTTGAAGGCCTTGTCACACTGGCCACAGTCGAAGGGTCTCTCCCCTGTGTGGATGATCCGGTGCACGGAGAGCTGCTTTCTGGTCCTGAACGCTTTCCTGCACTGGTTACACACGTAGGGCTTTTCTCCAGAATGCAGGCGCAGGTGCAGAATCAAGTCGGAGCGCCAGCTGAAGGTCCTGCCACACTCGGCACATCCGTGGGGTGTCCGCTCCGTAAGGACGCCCTCACGTGGGACGTGTTTGGAGGATAGACTGGAGTTTTTTCTGAGGACCTTCTGGGTCTTTCCTCCCTCGCAGGCCACCTTGTCTTCTCCCAGTGTTTCCTTCCCCGGCGTGTCTCCCGGGTTCTTTAACTTGGCCTCCTGCACACAAGCCGCTCCAGCCTCAGGATCCCAGGATAGGACTTCCAGGAGAGGTCTGACTTGTACCCTGCAGACGTTCCCACTCTCCAAAACCTCCTGTTCCAAAATAGCCTTCTCATTCCCAGGCCGGGACTTGTCAGGTGATActtcaataaggaaataaaaacctcAGATGTACAGAGGTGGGGAGCCACGGGAGACGGGACAGATGAGAGGGTGGAGCCGTTTGAACAGAAGATGACTTCCTGGGGTGGAAGAGCTGGTACCCTTATGGCTAAAGGCTGAGGCAGGCTCGTATCGGGAGAAATACTGAGACATTGCAGACTCCGTGCACTTTACAAAAATCTGTACAAACCTACTGGTTTCTGGAATCTCCTGGTGTAGTGAATGGCAAATCCATGCGCCTAGTCACctcagtgaggaaactgagtcacatcCAACCCTTCTCTCCCTCAGATTTGCTCAGCTAACATTTTACAAATTCCACTTGTGATGTGCTGCAGAAGCTGTGGCCCCCAGGGGCCTGTCTGCTTTGCTCTGCAGTGTGACCTGCATGCCTGGGTAGAGCACATCAGGTCTGGGCCACCCCTCACCCGAACCAAGCTAGACTCTCTTCCTGGGCTCTGACTGAGGCTCTGATAGCAGCTGGGTATTTAGCACTTCAGCTGGGGAGCCTGCACACCGCCCAGGGCAGGGAACATTCTGCCATCTGGACCGAGAAGCAGGGGACCTACAGAGAGCCAGAGGAGACAGTGGGGTGAAGGGCCTGCTGTGGTCCTGCTCCCAGGGTCCATGACACCCCCGAGTAATAAATCTATTCTTGCTGTTTTGCTTAAGTTAGCTTGAGTTAATTTCTACTGCTGGCAACCAGAGTTCAAATGactcttcttcttttctcaacTCTACCTCCTCCTCTGTATTTCTGCTGCGGCATTCTTGCTAACTGACACCCCAACCCCACCTGTCCTTTTATCTGCTTCCCCTCTAATCTGTGCTCCACTTTGCTTCCAGATTTCTCTATAAGTCAATTCTAATCCTGCCACTCCTCAGCTTACAATATCAGGGGCACTCCAGACAGAAAGGAGGTAAAGCATACAGGCAAGAGCCCCAGCTCTGGAGTGGGACCACCTGGACTGAAATCCTAGCTCTGACACCTATGCGCTGTGTAGCCCAGGAGGTGactgtatctccctctgcctcaggggGCTTGTCTATAAGATGGGAGCATTTAATAAGCTAATGTGCTTAAAGCACTTGCCACACAGACGTGAGTGCTTAATCAATGTCAACTTCTACTGTCAGAATAAAGTTCAAGGTCTGTAGTTTATAAAAACCCCTCTGAATAGTCACCTTGCCCCTGCTCCTGCACTCCCCATACCAGCTGCCTGGAGCCCTTGCTCTACTCACGCTGCTCAGagttcatgtttttttccctcctcaacATGTTGCCACGTGCACCTCCCTCTGCTCAGAATGCCTCTCCCCTCTTTCCACTACATGAACCCATGTATGCCACATGCCTTGGTTCATGCTCATTCCTTCCATAGTCATTTGGTGCCCAGGTCAGATTTAGATGCTTCTCTTCCACGTTTGTATATCCCGTATATCCCAGGTACACACCTGTAACTCTCACCTGTTCTGTGCTGTATCATCACTTACTTACCTGTCTTCCCTACTAGGCAGTGATATTTGACACCATCTCTAGTACTTGTCTAGTGCCTGGTATACAATAATTGCCAATAAATGTTGGTTggctggcaggagggaggagaacCGAAGAACAGGTATTGTGATCAGGCAGTTGGGTTGGCCTAGGGATAAGGGGCACTTTTTTGAAGGGTCAGTAGAGAAAACAATTTGAATGAGGAGCTGGTAATGTTTCATGACTGACCAGGTAAGAGGGTCAGGGAGTGTGGAGAGGCAACATGAGAAAGAGGTAGACCAGATACAGAAACAGGGAGAGCTCAGTGGCGATGGGCTGCGAGGAGGGATGACTCTGCCTTCAGATATATTGCTCTCCAGATGGCAAAGGGTTGTCCAGTCAACACCGGGAGTTAGAAGGTGTGCTGCCCAGAAAAGGGGAGAAGTGAGCACTGTCCATGTAGCTGGCACCTGCCTCAGAGCTAAGAGCTGAGGCCatgagggaaacagaaaaatgtaaggGTCAGAGGCCCGAGGCCCAATGTAGGGGAAGGTCCTGAATGCAAATTAGAGGCAGAAAATCAGCGTTCTCTGAGCATTGGAGTCACTGATACACAGAAGGGAGATGAATTCTCTGAGCCTTTTCTGAGGACCAAACTGCAAAAAGCCTATTAGAGGGGGTACAAAGGAGCAATTAGGTTATGATAGAAGAACTGCCCAAGTAGTTAGCTGctgtttattttctcctctttaggGCTCCCGGGCTGGTGAGGACAAATAACCCAGCAGTAAGAACATTTCTCTGACAACCTGCCCTGAGGCCtagtggggtggtggtggtgctggagcTTCTCCATCACTCACCTGGGAAGCAGCTCAGGAACCCCTGGTCCGGAAGGCAGGGCTCGGCCCCTTGCTCCAGCTGGGAAATCAGAGGAGGCTTAGGGAAAGCAGAACCTGGTGGTGAAGGAGTAGGAGTGCTCAGAGCATGTAACTGTCCTAAACGCCCAGCCTTGACCCCTCCGCTtacacagagaaacaggaaagaaatggcCATCAGGGTAGAGAAAAGGGTTTGTTCAGGGGTCTGGTCATGGGTAACCATGTAGGGACATTCTCCAAGGAGTCCCCCTCAGATAGGCAGAGGAGATCCTAAGAACATTTCCCTGTTCTTGCAGTTATTTTGCTGTAGAACAGAGACCTCACACACATGGATGaacaaaacaagtgaaagaaAGCGGAGAGGGGAGAAGGCGAGGCCGAGCCCAGGGCTGTTCTTACCCACTGCCAACATGTTCCTATAGTTTTCCAGCATCACGTCTGTGTAGAGGAGCCTCTGCATGCGGTTCAGACACCGCCACTCTGGGCTGCTGAAGCGCACAGCCACGTCCTCGAAGGTCAGGGAGGTCAGCGGGTGCCGGGGCAGTGCAGCCGTGCAGTCCTGGGGGACACAGTAGAGACACGGAAGGCGATGACTGCGTGTGTACTGAGGCAAGGTTGAGAGGAGGTGCGGGTTCCTGGGGTGGAACCACAGGGGGCATCATGGGAGCACCTGATTTGGGAGGTGAGCAGGTAGCTGTGGCGGGGCTGTGTCTGCAGGGAGGGCGTGGGAGCCGCTGcttccccaggcccagctcctggCTGTGGTCGCCCTGGGCTCCTCTCTCGGCCGGGTTCCGGCTCCCCAGCTTCCATCTCTGGCAGCAGCTGGATGCTGAGGGCTCGGCAGGGCTGAGGGAGacaggtggagggtggggtgggctgtCAGTGTGGCAGTGTTCATGctttcctctgcctccccatTGTTTCTGCAGCTGGACACAGGCACTGGGTGCCCGCACCCACCACCAGGGCTTTCCCTGGTCTCTCCATCCCACGATGACCTCACCCTTTCTGGGCCCACATCACTGACTCTACCCTCTCTtccagtatttgtttttttttttttttaatttttatttatttatgatagttagagagagagagagagagaaagagagagaggcgcagagacacaggcagagggagaagcaggctccatgcaccgggagcccgacgtgggattcgatcccgggtctccaggatcgcgccctgggccaaaggcaggcgccaaaccgctgcgccacccagggatccctcttccagTATTTGGACGCTGAAGTCATTTCTTCCAGAAAGACTTAGGGTAGGGATGGGCAGGGGGCACAGAAATATCCAGGGACAGGCCTAGAGTTTATTCCTTTAGGTAACTGCAGGGCTGCCCTACCTCCAGTTAgtttcttggaaaaaataatttcttctttgttcctcTTATTAGAGAAATACTGCCTTCCCCCTGTGATTCTGTCTCTCCTGTTAATTCTGAGCATGAAGCCACCCTCCCCACCCGGCTGGAGGACAGCACACACAGCTTTTGCCATCATCCAGGTAGTGTCCACACCGACTGGATGGGATGTAGGTCCACATGGCTAGTCCACAACTCAAATTCACTTCTGCTGGGCCAGCTCTACCTTTCTGTAGCTTCAGTGTTTGCAGCAACTAACTGTTCTAGAAAGTTCATCAACACATCCCCAATCTGAGTCTGAATGATTTCTCTCACaaaatacagtgtgtgtgtgggggggggggcgggggcgggggggggcattAGTCATCAATTGGTAAGACCCTGGGATTACCCGAGGCCTTTGTTCCAAAGTCATTCCAATTTTACCACAAATTCAATTTAGGAGCAAACTGGTTTCTTCCCATGGTTCTTCTTTGGTTTAGGTTACTCTCGGTTCTTGACCAAGACCTGGGCTGTTAGTCCTCAGGCCCATCTGTGCCTCCATGTCTCGCTCTATGAGCCCAGGCGCTCTGTAATTCTTTGTCACAAACAGTTCCACACCCaggacaccttggtggcttagcggttgggcatctgccttcagctcaaggcatgatcccgaagtcccgggattgagtctcacatcaggctccccgcagggaagcctctctctctctctctctctctctgtgtctctcatgaataaataaataaaatcttaaaaagcaaaacagtccCACACTCTCCTGGCCTGCACACAGCTCATAGCACATGCtagctctgctctgctctttgtGACATCAAAAATGTAAACCTCCCaactggaagttttttttttttttttctaatccacattttattatgaacattttcaaatatacagaataGCTGAAAGAATTGTTTAGTAAGCATCCACACACTTACCTTCATGTTTGTGATGTGCTCTCCCACTTACCTACCCAACTAACTAGCCCTCTATTAATCCACTGTACTTTTtgctgcatttaaaaataatcaaagacaTGAGCATACTTCACCCCACAACACTCTATGGCACATATCATGGACtaaaattcaatatttgtttacattctcatttttgaggtaaaatttacacACAGTAAAATTAGCAAGTCATAAGTAGATGAGTTTCGACAATGCATACCTGTATTTAACCCTATTTCCCCTCCAGATACATCCCAGTTGGATTTTTACTATACCTTCTTCACAGACTGGGAAAGTTTTATCAACTCACAATAGTTCTTTATTAAAAGtgttcattttgttaaaaattttttttgaattgtggCAAAAAATATGTAACAAGATTTACTGtcttaactttctttctttttcttttggcggagggagggagggggagtgagggagggagggagggagggcgtggaggagggagggaggagggagggaggaaggaaggacaggaaggagacggcaagaggaggaggagggaggggggggggtagggggggggagggagggcggaggatagggaggggggagggaggaaggaggtgcaAGGCGGAAGCGTACTAGTCTCTCGAAGTCTTATGGGAGTAGGCTTCTTTGGGTGAGGATGCTAGATTCCTctatcttcttctttctttctttctttcttcctttcttctttctttcctttctttctttctttctttcttctttctttctttcttctttctttctttctttcctttctctctctctctctctctttctctctttctttctttaagaaggaggatggggaggggcagagggagacaggattccacaatcctgagatcatgacttgagccaaaatcaagagttggacacctaacctactaagccacccaggcactccatctTCTTAACCATTTCTAAGCATACAGTTCAACACTGTTAAAAATACAATGttcaatgatgtggatggagctagagtattatgctgagcaaaataagtcagagaaagacagttattaTTGGTTCCATTCATATGtccaatttaagaaacaaaggtgaaatcagaaaaggagataaaccataagagaatcTTAATTACAGGAAACATACTACGGGTTGCTAGAGAGGAGGGGGTGCGGGGACGGGTTAACTtggggatgggcatgaaggaaggcacatgatgggatgagcactgggagttagaggctactgatgaatcactgacttctgcacctgaaaccaatactgcaTTGTATgctaactacctaaaatttaaattaaaattataagaaaaaaaatccaatgttaTGTAATCTCCAGGATTTTTTCAtcctgcaaaactgaaactctatacccattataCAACTTGCCATCTCTCCCTTTCTAATCCCTGGTCACTACAATGATTCTCgagctttattttttagcttcatattttgaaaagtcTGTTTTTGCCTTCAATGAGCAGATTTCCATGCCCTGGAAGCATGTCCTCCCACTCCCCCATGTCCCAGCTCTGTGTTCAGCTGCCATCCTCCTGGCACAATAGCCTGTGAGCCTCACCTTTTTCCTGCAGGGGCTGGGCACCAGGGATCCACAGCAGCGCTGGTCCTGGATGCTCATGTGATGCTATCACCTATTGCAATGCACAGGAAAACTCAGGCGACGGAATGGAGGAAAATGAGCTCTAATCAACTGTAAAGTTTGGTCTATGGAAATCATCTCCCAGAAACaccaagaggagagagaaaatcagggACTCAGTCCCTGATCCACCttaagcaaaacagaaaagtcTTCCCATTATTCTCTACAACTGGAAGGCTTTCATGGTTACCAGGCTGtccaggaaaaatattttgaagcgGGAAACTTCTACCAttgctccccctgctttccttttctgtactCACTTCCTCCTCATGATATGTTGCAGACCCTCCTTTTCTTACCTGCTGCATCTTTTTACCCAGCTTTCTTTATGGTCTTCCACTGTGTCCAGATTCTTCCCAGCTGCTTGGGTCAAACTTCCAGAGTCAGTTCCGACTTTGCCCAGGCAACATGTTTTGAGGTGGCCTGGTGGATGCCAGCCAGAGGGCCCTTGCTGACCCACAGTGCAGCTGCTGTTGGCCTGATGTGTGACACAATGCCCTGGATTTGAGGCTCATCAGCAGCATTGGGCCAGCTGTGGTCTCACACCTTGTTTTCCTGAATATTCCacgaaaaggaaaagaggaaagtgaTCAGAGCAAAAAGAAGGGATCTTTTTAAAGGATTGTCTATAGAAGAAGAGGGAgcacacaaagacatggaaaatgtCATGTATCTGGAGTACAACCTCCATAGCTACCACCCCGATCCAGGCCATCGCCACCCGCCTTGCTCTCCATGATTACTGACTGTTCTCCTTGCTTCTATCCTTCCCCTTTGCCTCTTCTCAATACAACAGAGTGGTGTGCTTAACACATAAGCTAGATGATTTCACGTCTACCTAAAACCTCCCAATCTCCAGTCTACACCGTGGTATGCAAAGCTGTTATACATGCGCACATCGCTTCTAACCACCTTCCTCATTTATTCAGAATAAGAGCTTAAGTCTTCAGGGGCATACAAGTCTAGAGGATGTGTGGATTCATATTCATGCCCCTTCTACTCTCCTCCTTCAACGGTCCTCAGTCACACAGACTTTCTCgttcacctcagggcctttg of Canis lupus familiaris isolate Mischka breed German Shepherd chromosome 35, alternate assembly UU_Cfam_GSD_1.0, whole genome shotgun sequence contains these proteins:
- the ZNF311 gene encoding zinc finger protein 311 isoform X1, whose protein sequence is MQQVIASHEHPGPALLWIPGAQPLQEKALPSPQHPAAARDGSWGAGTRPREEPRATTARSWAWGSSGSHALPADTAPPQLPAHLPNQDCTAALPRHPLTSLTFEDVAVRFSSPEWRCLNRMQRLLYTDVMLENYRNMLAVGSAFPKPPLISQLEQGAEPCLPDQGFLSCFPVSPDKSRPGNEKAILEQEVLESGNVCRVQVRPLLEVLSWDPEAGAACVQEAKLKNPGDTPGKETLGEDKVACEGGKTQKVLRKNSSLSSKHVPREGVLTERTPHGCAECGRTFSWRSDLILHLRLHSGEKPYVCNQCRKAFRTRKQLSVHRIIHTGERPFDCGQCDKAFNSRSALCRHRRVHSGEKPHGCGVCGKAFETRSRLSLHQLVHNGERPHACTTCGKAFQLKHSLTLHARMHSGERPYGCEQCGRAFRGSSDLSKHRRVHTGERPYECGQCGQTFRRSSDRSKHARTHAHGEARRCPRCGQAFGSPAELARHRLGHASDRPYACGECGRSFRHDCRRRAHERAHAGEQPYPCAHCGKAFRDRHCLAVHQRVHTGERPYACAQCGKAFRGRSNLASHLRTHTGERPYTCQVCARAFPQRSGLRQHARIHTGEKPYGCRECGRAFRQRAALLGHQRVHTGEKPYECEQCGKAFRVSANLTGHKRRRHRAQRAHRLEDGGTGLPS
- the ZNF311 gene encoding zinc finger protein 311 isoform X2, with the protein product MSIQDQRCCGSLVPSPCRKKDCTAALPRHPLTSLTFEDVAVRFSSPEWRCLNRMQRLLYTDVMLENYRNMLAVGSAFPKPPLISQLEQGAEPCLPDQGFLSCFPVSPDKSRPGNEKAILEQEVLESGNVCRVQVRPLLEVLSWDPEAGAACVQEAKLKNPGDTPGKETLGEDKVACEGGKTQKVLRKNSSLSSKHVPREGVLTERTPHGCAECGRTFSWRSDLILHLRLHSGEKPYVCNQCRKAFRTRKQLSVHRIIHTGERPFDCGQCDKAFNSRSALCRHRRVHSGEKPHGCGVCGKAFETRSRLSLHQLVHNGERPHACTTCGKAFQLKHSLTLHARMHSGERPYGCEQCGRAFRGSSDLSKHRRVHTGERPYECGQCGQTFRRSSDRSKHARTHAHGEARRCPRCGQAFGSPAELARHRLGHASDRPYACGECGRSFRHDCRRRAHERAHAGEQPYPCAHCGKAFRDRHCLAVHQRVHTGERPYACAQCGKAFRGRSNLASHLRTHTGERPYTCQVCARAFPQRSGLRQHARIHTGEKPYGCRECGRAFRQRAALLGHQRVHTGEKPYECEQCGKAFRVSANLTGHKRRRHRAQRAHRLEDGGTGLPS